The following DNA comes from Massilia sp. KIM.
GAACACCCTTCATGGCCGTCCGAGCGAACTTGGGTCCCCGCCTTCGCGGGGACGACGTGTGGCGAACTCGAATAAAAAAATTTGGAGCTAACACTATGAGCATTGTGGAAGTCAAAGTCCCCGACATCGGCGACTTCAAGGAAGTGGAAGTGATCGAGCTGATGGTCAAGCCGGGCGACACCATCAAGGTCGACCAGTCGCTGATCACGGTCGAATCGGACAAGGCCAGCATGGAGATCCCGTCCAGCCATGCGGGCGTGGTCAAGGAAATCAAGGTCAAGGTCGGTGACAAGGTCGCCGAAGGCGCGCTGGTGCTGCTGCTCGAGGAAGCCGCCGGCGCCGCTGCGCCCGCGCCTGCCGCCGCAGCGCCGGCTCCGGCCGCGGCCGCACCGGCCCCCGCCGCAGCGGCCCCTGCGCCCGCAGCCGCTCCCGCAGCCTCGGGCGGCATCGTCGAAGTCACCGTGCCGGACATCGGCGACTTCGCGGAAGTCGAAGTCATCGAACTGATGGTCAAGCCGGGCGACACGATCAAGGTCGACCAGTCGCTGATCACCGTCGAATCGGACAAGGCCAGCATGGAGATCCCGTCCAGCCATGCGGGCGTGGTCAAGGAACTGAAGGTCAAGGTGGGCGACAAGGTCGCCAAGGGTTCGCTGGTGCTGCTGGTGGAAGCCAGCGGCGGCGCACCGGCAGCCGCTCCGGCGGCCGCCGCTCCTGCGCCGGCAGCAGCCGCGCCGGCTGCCGCACCTGCCGCTGCGCCTGCCGCGGCCGCTACTGTTGCTGCTGCTGCTCCGGCGCCGGCCGCCGCCCCGGCGCAAGGCGTCACCGGCTCCAAGGCCCACGCTTCGCCCTCGATCCGCAAGTTCGCCCGTGAACTGGGCGTGGACCTGTCCAAGGTCCCGGGCTCGGGCCCGAAAGGCCGCATCACCCAGCAGGACGTGCAGAACTTCGTCAAGGGCGTGATGGCCAATGCCGGCAAGCCGGCAGCCCCGGCAGCCGCCGGCGGCGGCGCGGGCGGCGGCATGAGCGTGCTGCCATGGCCGTCGCTGGACTTCTCGAAGTTCGGCCCGACCGAAATCGTAGCCCTGCCGCGCATCAAGAAGATCTCCGGCCCGAACCTGCACCGCAACTGGGTCATGATCCCGCACGTCACGCATTTCGAGGACGCCGACGTGACCGACCTGGAACAGTTCCGCGTCGATTCGAACGCCGCGCTGGCCAAGCAGAAGTCGACCGTCAAGCTGACCATGCTGGCCTTCGTCATCAAGGCGAGCGTCGCCGCGCTGAAGAAGTTCCCGCAATTTAACTCGTCGCTGTCGGAAGACGGCGGCAGCCTGATCGTCAAGCAGTACTACAACATCGGCTTCGCCGCCGACACCCCGAACGGCCTGGTGGTTCCGGTCGTGAAGGATGCCGACAAGAAGACGATCTCGCAGATCGCCACCGAGATGACCGAACTGTCGGCCCAGGCGCGCGAGGGCAAGCTCTCGCCGGCGTCGATGCAGGGCGCAACCTTCACCATCTCCTCGCTGGGCGGGATCGGCGGCACCGCTTTCACCCCGATCATCAACGCACCGGAAGTGGCCATCCTGGGCCTGTCCAAGTCGGCGATGAAGCCGGTGTGGGACGGTTCGGCATTCCAGCCGCGCCTGGTGCTGCCGCTGTCGCTGTCCTACGACCACCGCGTGATCGACGGCGCCGGCGCGGCCCGCTTCGCGGCCTACCTGGCCGACGTGCTGGCCGACCTGCGCAAGACCCTTCTGTAAGGAGCGCCGAGTATGAGCACTGTTGAAGTGAAGGTTCCCAACATCGGCGACTTCAAGGACGTCGAAGTCATCGAGGTGATGGTCAAGGCGGGCGACACGATCAAGGTCGACCAGTCCCTGATCACCGTCGAATCGGACAAGGCCAGCATGGAGATCCCGTCGACCCATGCCGGCGTGGTCAAGGAAGTCAAGGTCAAGGTCGGCGACAAGGTTAACGAAGGTTCGCTGCTGCTGGACCTGGACGAAGCCGGCGCTGGTCCAGCGCCTGCCGCACCGGCGGCCGAGTCCAAGCCGGCCGCGCAGATCGGCGCCCAGGCCGTGGCCCCGACCGCGGCAACTGCGCCGACCGATTCCTACGCCCCGGCCCATCCGGCGCCGGCTGCCGCCCCGTCCGCCGTCCCGGCGCCTGGCGCGGCCAGCTACAGCGGCCAGGTCGACATCGAGTGCGAGATGATGGTGCTGGGCGCGGGCCCGGGCGGCTACTCGGCCGCCTTCCGCGCCGCCGACCTCGGCATGAACACGGTCCTGGTCGAGAAGTACGCGACCCTGGGCGGCGTCTGCCTGAACGTGGGCTGCATCCCGTCCAAGGCGCTGCTGCACGTGGCCCACATCATGGACGAGACGGCGCACATGGCCGACCTCGGCGTCAGCTTCGCCAAGCCGCAGGTCGACATCGACAAGCTGCGCGCCTACAAGGATGGCGTGATCAAGAAGATGACCGGCGGCCTGAATTTCATGGCCAAGGCGCGCAAGGTGAACGTGGTGCAGGGCGTGGGCCAGTTCCTGAGCCCCAACCACATCGAAGTCACCGGCCCGGACGGCGCCAAGAAGGTCGTCAAGTTCGCCAAGGCCATCATCGCCGCCGGTTCCTCGGTGGTGAAGCTGCCCTTCGTGCCGGAAGACCCGCGCATCGTCGACTCGACCGGCGCGCTGGAGCTACGCCAGGTGCCCAAGCGCATGCTGGTCATCGGCGGCGGCATCATCGGCTTGGAAATGGCGACCGTGTACTCGACCCTGGGTGCGCGCATCGACGTGGTCGAGATGATGGACGGCCTGATGCAGGGCGCGGACCGCGAGGCCGTCAAGGTCTGGCAGAAGTACAACGCGCACCGCTTCGACAACATCATGTTGAAGACCAAGACGGTGGGCGTGGAAGCGCTGCCTGAAGGGATCAAGGTCAGCTTCGAGTCGGCCGAAGCCGGCGTCGCCGCGCCCGAGGCCCAGCTCTACGACCTGGTGCTGGTGGCCGTGGGCCGCAGCCCGAACGGCAAGAAGATCGCCGCCGACAAGGCCGGCGTGGCGGTGACCGACCGTGGCTTCATCCCGGTCGACAGCCAGATGCGCACCAACGTGCCGCACATCTTCGCCATCGGCGACCTGGTGGGCCAGCCGATGCTGGCGCACAAGGCGGTGCACGAGGCCCACGTGGCGGCCGAAGCCGCGCACGGCGAGAAGGCCCACTTCGACGCCAAGGTGATTCCCTCGGTGGCCTATACCGATCCGGAAGTGGCGTGGGTCGGCCTCACCGAGGACGAGGCCAAGCAGAAGGGCATCAAGGTCGAGAAGGGCCACTTCCCGTGGAACGCCAGCGGCCGCGCCGTGGCCAACGGCCGCGACGAGGGCTTCACCAAGCTGCTGTTCGACGCGGAAACCCACCGCATCGTCGGCGGCACCATCGTGGGCACCAATGCCGGCGACATGATCGGCGAGATCGCCCTGGCGATCGAGATGGGGGCGGATGGGATCGATATCGGCAAGACCATCCACCCGCACCCGACCCTGGGTGAGTCGATCGGGATGGCGGCGGAGGCCTACGAAGGCGTCTGCACCGACCTGCCGCCGCCGCGCAAGCGTTGATGGCTTAGCGGATTGGAACGGAACGGGACCCTGTCGGGTCCCGTTTTTTTTGTTGGTGGCTGCGCGTCGAACTTGGATCCCGGCCTCCGCCGGGAGTCATTTCCGGCAGTGCCGGAAATGACGTTCCGCTGTACGTGGCCGGAAGAGTGACGTTTGCTGTATGCGCGGGGGCTAAATCGTACGTCGGTCAGCAGCAGGAATCTCAAACCCTGAACAACTGCGCACCTCATCAACGTCATCCCGGCGCAGGCCGGGATCCAAGTTTGCCAGCAGGCCCGCTACCCCAACCCCAACCACCCACCACAATATTTTTCGACCGGAAACACCTCGAAAAATATAGTCCGTAAAACACCCGTGCGCGCCTTGCCCAGGTCCCGACCTTGCTATCATGGCAGCGTGCGGCGTCCCGCCGCAGCCGTTTTTCTTGTCAGGAGGCTGGCATGTTGATGAACGAGCATGGCAACGAGTACATCGGCACCGTATTCGTCTTGCCCGAATCCCGCAGTTTCGAGCTGAAGACCACGTGGCATGGCGCGCCGCACACGGTAACCGGCACCATTTCCCAGCAATTGGCAGCCCGTTTCGACGACCACGCGCCGGATGCGCTCGACCCGCGCCGCCTGGCCCTGCGCCCGCGCCGCGTCGAGGTGATGACCCGCGAAATCCACGAGCGCCATCGCGCGCCGCGCAAGGTCTACTGCCTGACCCGCGTGTTCGACACCGAAGACCTGGGCACGCCGGAATCCATCCCCGCAGCCGCGATCTGAACCAGGGCAGGGGAGCCCAAAAAAAACGCCGCCCGGCTTGCACCGGACGGCGTGGTTGGTCGGGTATTGCTCTCAGCCGAAGCTGACGAAGCGTTGGGGAATGTCGATCGTACCAGCCTGCGCCGCGGCGGCGTAGGCGCGCATTTCGGCGACGACAGCTTCGAGCTGTTCGTTGCCCGGATTTTCCAGGAAACCTTTCATTCGTTCCTGCAGCGCGGCCTGCTGGTCGCGCCATTCGTAACGGGAAGACTTGCTCATGCTTCCTCCTCGCGGCGAACCGCTGTTTTTTTAATAATGTCCATGACATCCTCCTGTAAAGGCCTTCAGGTTGCCATAAACGGCAGAGGTGAATCGGTGCGATGACGCACAGAGTCCTCCGTCTCAAGCCTGCTTCAGGATGGCGCGGTAGAACAGCTCCATGCGCGCGGCCAGCAGGCGACGCGCCTCCTCGCCACCCGGCTGGCTTTCGGGGAACAAATAGCGGGACACCGGGTCGCCGTGGATGGTGGCGATCAGGTGGCCCGGCAACTGGTCCAGCGCCAGGTCGTCCTTGAGCTGAGCGCGGATATCGGGCCGCTCGAAATAGCGCGCCAGCATCGCGCGCGTCAGGCGCGGCCCCGCTTCATAAAAGGCCTCGGCCAGTTCCGGGTTGCTGCCCGACTCGGCCATCACCACGCGCATCATCGAGATCGAATCCGGCGAGCTCAGCATCGTGTCGAAGGCGCGCGCGAAGCCGTCGAGCACCTCGCGCAGAGGACGGGTGTCGGCTTCCAGGCTGCCGTCGGGGAAGAAGCGCTCGCGGCGCAGGGCGATCGCGGCCTTGAGCAGGCCGGCCTTGCCGCCGAACTTCACGTAGATGGTACGCACCGCCACCCGCGCCTCGCGGGCGATCATCTCCAGGCTCACCTTGGTATAGCCCTGCTTGATGAACAGGCAAGCTGCGACCTGGACCAGCTCATGGGTGCGCGCCTCGACTTCGGAGGCCTTGGGCCGCCCGGACGATTTGCCGGCGACGGGAGGAGGGACGGGGGTGGGACATGCTGTGCTCATAAAAGGACTTTAACGCGAACAAAAATGAAATGCAACCGTTTCATTTCTTGACTTTGCCGAAAAGCAGGAGAATAATGCAACGCATCCATTTCATTATTTGCCCTTTCCTCTGGAGTTCTTCATGGCAGAAGCGTTCAACCCGGCCGAGCACAAGCCCGGCGCAGCCCCGACCCAGGCCGCCGCCCCCGCCAAGGCGCCGCCCAACAAGCGTGTCCTGACGGTGGTCGCGCTGATCGCCCTGGTGGCGCTCGGCGCGGGCGGCCGCATGTGGTACCGCAGCCAGCATTACGTGGAAACCGAGAACGCCTACGTCACCGGCCGCGTGCACCCGGTGTCCTCGCGCGTGGCGGGCGTGGTCACGCGGGTGCTGGTGGACGACAACCAGGTCGTCAAGGCGGGCGAGGTGATCGCCGAGCTGGACCCGGCCGACCACGCGGTGCGGGTCGAGCAGATCGAGGCCCAGATCGCCAGCGTGCAGCAGCAGATCGCGCAGTCCGACGCCCAGCTGGCCCAGGTGCGCGCCCAGGCCGGCGCGGCCGGCGCCCAGGTGCGGCAGGCCGAAGCCCAGCTGGTGCGCGCGCGCCAGGACGCCGAGCGTTTCGGCCAGCTGTACAACGAGACCATGAAGGCGGTGTCGAAGGCCGAGGTGGACGCCTCGGCCGCGGCGCGCGCCGGTGCCGCGGCCGACGTGGCCGCGCGCCGCGACAGCGCAGCCGCCGCCCAGGCGCAGGTAGCCGCGGCCGGCGCCGCGCGCGACGTCCTCAAGGCCCAGGTCAAGGTGCTGGAAGCCCAGCTCAAGGACGCGCAACAGCAGCTCGCCTACAACCGCATCGTGGCCCCGGTCGCGGGACGCGTCGGCCGGCGCAGCGTCGAAGTCGGCGCGCGCGTGCAGCCGGGCCAGCAACTGCTGGCGGTGGTCGAGGACAATGTCTGGGTGGTCGCCAACTTCAAGGAAACCCAGCTCGCCGGCCTGGAGCCGGGCCAGCGGGTGCACCTGGAAGTCGACGCGCTGCCGGGCAAGGAACTGGTCGGGCGCGTGCACAGCTTCTCGCCGGCCTCGGGCAACCAGTTCGCGCTGCTGCCGGCCGATAACGCCACCGGCAACTTCACCAAGATCGTCCAGCGCGTGCCGGTCAAGATCACCCTCGATCCGGCCGACATGAAGAAATACGCCGGCCGCCTGGTGCCCGGCATGTCGGTGGTGGCCGAGGTCGAACTGGGCCAGGCCGTCAAGCACACCCAGACCGCCGCGGCGCACTGAGGACCGGCCATGACTTCCCTCGCCAAGCCGGCCGCGCTCGGCGCGCCCGGCGCGCCGCCGCTCGGCGCCAAGGTCGACGCCCGCACCTGGATCGCGGTCGCCGCCGGCATGTTGGGCGCCTTCATGGCGGTGCTCGACATCCAGATCACCAACTCCTCGCTGCGCGACATCCTCGGCACGCTCTCGGCCACGCAGGAAGAGGGCTCGTGGATCTCCACCGCCTACCTGTGCGCCGAGATCGTGGTCATTCCGATGACGGCCCTGTTCACCCGCGCCTTCGGGGCGCGCTGGTACATGGTCGGCACCACGGCCCTGTTCCTGGTGTTCTCGACCCTGTGCGGCGCCGCGTGGAACCTGGAGAGCATGATCGTGTTTCGCATGCTGCAGGGCTTCACCGGCGGCGCCCTGATCCCGATGGCGATGACCCTGGTGATGACGCGCCTGCCCCCCGACAAGCGCGCGGTCGGCATGGCCGTGTTCGGCCTGACCGCGACCCTGGCGCCGGCCATGGGGCCGACGCTGGGCGGCTATTTGTCCGAGCTGTACGGCTGGCCCTCGATCTTCTACATCAACTGGATCCCGGGCGTGCTCCTGATCGCCGGCATGCTGTGGGGCCTGGACCCGGAAAAACCGAAGCTCAAGACCCTGGTGAACGCCGACTGGCTCGGCATCGCGCTGATGGCCATGGGCCTGGCCTGCCTCACCATTTTCCTGGAAGAGGGCAATTCCAAGGACTGGTTCGAGTCCTCCTTCATCGTCACCTTCGCGGCGCTGTCGCTGGTGGGCATCCTGGGCTGGGTGGCGCTGAGCTTTTCGCGCCCCGATCCTTTCGTCGACCTGCGCCTCTACGGCCAGCGTAACTTCCTGGTCGCGACCACGCTGTCGGCGGTGATCGGCATGGGCCTGTACGGCTCGTCCTTCCTGCTGCCGCTCTACCTCGGCCAGATCGCCGGCTACACGCCGATGCAGATCGGCGAAGTGATCGCCTGGGTCGGCTTGCCCCAGCTGTTCGTGATGCCCTTCGCGGCGGCGCTGTCCTCGAAGGTGGACAACCGCATCCTGTGCTCCTTCGGCCTGCTCATGTTCGGCGTCTCCTGCCTGATGAACGCCAGCATGGACGCCACCACCGGCTACGACCAGCTGATGCTGACCCAGGTGGTGCGCGCCATCGGCCAGCCCTTCGTGATGCTGACCCTGTCGAACTTCGCGATGTCGGGCCTGCCGCCGCGCGACATGGCCTCGGCCTCGAGCCTGTTCAACATGACCCGCAACCTGGGCGGCTCGATCGGCATCGCGCTGCTGGCGACCTCGCTCACCAAGCGCGAGCACTTCCATTCGGCGCGCCTGGGCGAGTCGGTCTCGACCTACGCGCTGCCGACCCAGGAGCGTCTCGAGCAGCTCACCCAGGGCATGATCGCGCGCGGCATGGACCCGGCCACCGCCGCCGACCAGGCGCTGGCGGTCATCGACCGCATCGTGCGGCGCGAGTCCTACGTGATGGCCTACAACGACGGCTTCCTGATCATCGGCCTGATCCTGATCGGCTGCATCGCCGCGATCTGGCTGGCCGACAAGGTCAAGTCGCCCGGCGGCGCCTCCGGCGCCCATTGAGAGAAAAGAGTAAAGACATGTTCAAGCGATTCGCACCTACCTTGATCGCCGCCGCCGGCTTCGCCCTGCTGGCCGGCTGCACCACCGTC
Coding sequences within:
- a CDS encoding DHA2 family efflux MFS transporter permease subunit yields the protein MTSLAKPAALGAPGAPPLGAKVDARTWIAVAAGMLGAFMAVLDIQITNSSLRDILGTLSATQEEGSWISTAYLCAEIVVIPMTALFTRAFGARWYMVGTTALFLVFSTLCGAAWNLESMIVFRMLQGFTGGALIPMAMTLVMTRLPPDKRAVGMAVFGLTATLAPAMGPTLGGYLSELYGWPSIFYINWIPGVLLIAGMLWGLDPEKPKLKTLVNADWLGIALMAMGLACLTIFLEEGNSKDWFESSFIVTFAALSLVGILGWVALSFSRPDPFVDLRLYGQRNFLVATTLSAVIGMGLYGSSFLLPLYLGQIAGYTPMQIGEVIAWVGLPQLFVMPFAAALSSKVDNRILCSFGLLMFGVSCLMNASMDATTGYDQLMLTQVVRAIGQPFVMLTLSNFAMSGLPPRDMASASSLFNMTRNLGGSIGIALLATSLTKREHFHSARLGESVSTYALPTQERLEQLTQGMIARGMDPATAADQALAVIDRIVRRESYVMAYNDGFLIIGLILIGCIAAIWLADKVKSPGGASGAH
- a CDS encoding TetR/AcrR family transcriptional regulator, which encodes MSTACPTPVPPPVAGKSSGRPKASEVEARTHELVQVAACLFIKQGYTKVSLEMIAREARVAVRTIYVKFGGKAGLLKAAIALRRERFFPDGSLEADTRPLREVLDGFARAFDTMLSSPDSISMMRVVMAESGSNPELAEAFYEAGPRLTRAMLARYFERPDIRAQLKDDLALDQLPGHLIATIHGDPVSRYLFPESQPGGEEARRLLAARMELFYRAILKQA
- the aceF gene encoding dihydrolipoyllysine-residue acetyltransferase; translated protein: MSIVEVKVPDIGDFKEVEVIELMVKPGDTIKVDQSLITVESDKASMEIPSSHAGVVKEIKVKVGDKVAEGALVLLLEEAAGAAAPAPAAAAPAPAAAAPAPAAAAPAPAAAPAASGGIVEVTVPDIGDFAEVEVIELMVKPGDTIKVDQSLITVESDKASMEIPSSHAGVVKELKVKVGDKVAKGSLVLLVEASGGAPAAAPAAAAPAPAAAAPAAAPAAAPAAAATVAAAAPAPAAAPAQGVTGSKAHASPSIRKFARELGVDLSKVPGSGPKGRITQQDVQNFVKGVMANAGKPAAPAAAGGGAGGGMSVLPWPSLDFSKFGPTEIVALPRIKKISGPNLHRNWVMIPHVTHFEDADVTDLEQFRVDSNAALAKQKSTVKLTMLAFVIKASVAALKKFPQFNSSLSEDGGSLIVKQYYNIGFAADTPNGLVVPVVKDADKKTISQIATEMTELSAQAREGKLSPASMQGATFTISSLGGIGGTAFTPIINAPEVAILGLSKSAMKPVWDGSAFQPRLVLPLSLSYDHRVIDGAGAARFAAYLADVLADLRKTLL
- a CDS encoding HlyD family secretion protein, encoding MAEAFNPAEHKPGAAPTQAAAPAKAPPNKRVLTVVALIALVALGAGGRMWYRSQHYVETENAYVTGRVHPVSSRVAGVVTRVLVDDNQVVKAGEVIAELDPADHAVRVEQIEAQIASVQQQIAQSDAQLAQVRAQAGAAGAQVRQAEAQLVRARQDAERFGQLYNETMKAVSKAEVDASAAARAGAAADVAARRDSAAAAQAQVAAAGAARDVLKAQVKVLEAQLKDAQQQLAYNRIVAPVAGRVGRRSVEVGARVQPGQQLLAVVEDNVWVVANFKETQLAGLEPGQRVHLEVDALPGKELVGRVHSFSPASGNQFALLPADNATGNFTKIVQRVPVKITLDPADMKKYAGRLVPGMSVVAEVELGQAVKHTQTAAAH
- the lpdA gene encoding dihydrolipoyl dehydrogenase — protein: MSTVEVKVPNIGDFKDVEVIEVMVKAGDTIKVDQSLITVESDKASMEIPSTHAGVVKEVKVKVGDKVNEGSLLLDLDEAGAGPAPAAPAAESKPAAQIGAQAVAPTAATAPTDSYAPAHPAPAAAPSAVPAPGAASYSGQVDIECEMMVLGAGPGGYSAAFRAADLGMNTVLVEKYATLGGVCLNVGCIPSKALLHVAHIMDETAHMADLGVSFAKPQVDIDKLRAYKDGVIKKMTGGLNFMAKARKVNVVQGVGQFLSPNHIEVTGPDGAKKVVKFAKAIIAAGSSVVKLPFVPEDPRIVDSTGALELRQVPKRMLVIGGGIIGLEMATVYSTLGARIDVVEMMDGLMQGADREAVKVWQKYNAHRFDNIMLKTKTVGVEALPEGIKVSFESAEAGVAAPEAQLYDLVLVAVGRSPNGKKIAADKAGVAVTDRGFIPVDSQMRTNVPHIFAIGDLVGQPMLAHKAVHEAHVAAEAAHGEKAHFDAKVIPSVAYTDPEVAWVGLTEDEAKQKGIKVEKGHFPWNASGRAVANGRDEGFTKLLFDAETHRIVGGTIVGTNAGDMIGEIALAIEMGADGIDIGKTIHPHPTLGESIGMAAEAYEGVCTDLPPPRKR